Proteins encoded together in one Streptomyces sp. B1I3 window:
- a CDS encoding LacI family DNA-binding transcriptional regulator, giving the protein MTARLADIATQAGVSEATVSRVLNGKPGVAAATRESVLAALDVLGYERPVRLRRRSAGLVGLITPELENPIFPALAQVIGQALTRQGYTPVLATQTPGGSTEDELTEMLVDRGVSGIIFVSGLHADTSADMQRYEQLRAQGVPFVLVNGFSPKVQAPFISPDDRAAMRLAVTHLVALGHQRIGLAVGPKRFVPVLRKIEGFHATMAEQLGLAADAVEELIQHSLYTLEGGQAAASALMERGCTAVVCASDMMALGAIRAARRLSMEVPRDLSVVGYDDSPLIAFTDPPLTTIRQPVTAMGQAAVRTLLEEIGGTPAPHSEFVFMPELVVRGSTAAGPGTSPGPRSRR; this is encoded by the coding sequence ATGACCGCACGGCTTGCCGATATCGCAACTCAGGCGGGGGTCAGCGAAGCGACGGTCAGCCGTGTACTGAACGGCAAGCCCGGTGTCGCCGCGGCTACCCGTGAATCCGTCCTCGCGGCGCTCGACGTCCTCGGCTATGAACGCCCGGTGCGCCTGCGCAGGCGCAGCGCCGGACTGGTCGGCCTCATCACGCCCGAGCTGGAGAACCCGATCTTCCCCGCCCTCGCCCAGGTCATCGGCCAGGCGCTGACGCGGCAGGGCTACACACCGGTGCTGGCGACGCAGACGCCCGGTGGCTCGACGGAGGACGAGCTCACCGAGATGCTCGTGGACCGCGGGGTCTCGGGCATCATCTTCGTCTCCGGCCTCCACGCCGACACCTCCGCCGACATGCAGCGCTACGAACAACTTCGTGCGCAGGGTGTTCCCTTCGTCCTGGTCAACGGCTTCTCCCCCAAGGTGCAGGCGCCGTTCATCTCCCCCGACGACCGGGCCGCGATGCGGCTCGCGGTGACGCACCTGGTGGCACTGGGACACCAGCGCATCGGCCTCGCGGTCGGCCCCAAACGCTTCGTGCCGGTGTTGCGCAAGATAGAGGGCTTCCACGCCACGATGGCGGAGCAGCTCGGCCTTGCCGCGGACGCGGTGGAAGAGCTGATCCAGCACTCCCTCTACACGCTGGAGGGTGGCCAGGCGGCGGCCTCGGCCCTGATGGAGCGCGGCTGCACCGCGGTGGTGTGCGCCAGCGACATGATGGCGCTCGGCGCGATCCGGGCGGCCCGCCGGCTGTCGATGGAGGTGCCGCGCGACCTCTCGGTGGTCGGTTACGACGACTCCCCGCTCATAGCGTTCACCGATCCGCCGCTGACCACGATCCGGCAGCCGGTGACGGCCATGGGACAGGCCGCGGTGCGCACGCTGCTGGAGGAGATCGGCGGCACCCCCGCTCCGCACAGCGAATTCGTCTTCATGCCCGAGCTGGTCGTCCGCGGCTCGACCGCGGCGGGGCCGGGCACCTCGCCGGGCCCCCGGTCACGCCGGTGA